A window of the Streptomyces sp. Ag109_O5-10 genome harbors these coding sequences:
- a CDS encoding DUF427 domain-containing protein, giving the protein METESVLHPSFLVPVGHVEPVPRRIRGVIGGRTVFDTRRALYVWEWQAYPQFSIPVRDLVDGVLDDEGVAEEHGAGTAHRHTLSVGGDSRPGAAWVWGKDAPAPLQGTVRFEWPAIDYWFEEDEPVFVHPRSPYSRVDAVRSSSSVRVELEGVVLAEAPACVKLFETGLPTRYYLDRAHVDWTRLRRTDTVTRCPYKGTTSGYWSFDGATAAHEDIAWAYDFPTIHANRIAGLTAFYNEHVDLFVDGEPLPKPGALRS; this is encoded by the coding sequence ATGGAAACCGAAAGTGTTCTGCATCCGAGCTTCCTGGTGCCCGTCGGGCACGTGGAGCCGGTGCCCCGCCGGATCAGGGGCGTGATCGGCGGTCGCACCGTCTTCGACACGCGGCGCGCCCTGTACGTCTGGGAGTGGCAGGCCTATCCGCAGTTCAGCATCCCGGTGCGGGACCTCGTCGACGGCGTTCTCGACGACGAAGGGGTCGCCGAGGAGCACGGTGCGGGCACCGCGCACCGGCACACTCTGTCCGTTGGCGGGGACTCGCGCCCCGGTGCCGCCTGGGTGTGGGGGAAGGACGCCCCGGCGCCGCTCCAGGGCACGGTGCGCTTCGAGTGGCCGGCCATCGACTACTGGTTCGAGGAGGACGAACCCGTCTTCGTCCACCCCAGGAGCCCGTACTCGCGTGTGGACGCCGTGCGTTCCTCCAGCAGCGTCCGCGTGGAGCTGGAGGGTGTGGTCCTGGCGGAGGCGCCGGCGTGCGTCAAACTCTTCGAGACCGGCCTGCCGACGCGCTACTACCTCGACCGCGCGCACGTCGACTGGACCCGACTGCGGCGGACCGACACGGTGACCCGCTGCCCGTACAAGGGAACGACGAGCGGCTACTGGTCGTTCGACGGCGCCACCGCCGCCCACGAGGACATCGCCTGGGCGTACGACTTCCCGACCATCCACGCCAACCGCATCGCGGGCCTGACGGCCTTCTACAACGAGCATGTCGACCTCTTCGTGGACGGCGAGCCGCTGCCGAAGCCCGGCGCACTCCGTTCCTAA
- a CDS encoding alpha/beta hydrolase: MSDIVLEPAAQDFADATAKPPLLYELGVEGARNLLDDVQAQPIEKPDVDEKWITVPAEVGDVRVRILKPVGSSGPLPVILYVHGGGWILGNAGTHDRLVRELTVGVNAALVFVEYDRSPEAKYPVAVEQAYATARWITTEGAGEGLDASRLAVAGDSVGGNMTAALTHMAKQRGDVAFVHQSLYYPVTDAAQDTESYRTFAHGPHLTAKAMEWFWDAYTTDPAERAQITASPLRATLTDLRDLPPAHVVVDENDVLRDEGEAYARKLIQAGVPTTTVRYNASLHDFMMLNTVRGTQASTAAIEQAVHALRKALGTD; the protein is encoded by the coding sequence ATGAGCGACATCGTTCTCGAGCCCGCCGCGCAGGATTTCGCCGACGCGACCGCCAAGCCGCCGCTGCTGTACGAGCTCGGGGTCGAGGGCGCGCGCAACCTGCTCGACGACGTGCAGGCCCAGCCCATCGAGAAGCCCGACGTGGACGAGAAGTGGATCACCGTCCCGGCGGAGGTCGGCGACGTGCGGGTGCGCATCCTCAAGCCCGTCGGCAGCTCTGGCCCCCTGCCCGTCATCCTCTACGTGCACGGCGGCGGCTGGATCCTCGGCAACGCCGGCACGCACGACCGGCTCGTGCGCGAGCTGACCGTCGGGGTGAACGCCGCCTTGGTCTTCGTCGAGTACGACCGCTCCCCGGAGGCCAAGTACCCGGTCGCCGTCGAGCAGGCCTACGCGACCGCCCGGTGGATCACCACCGAGGGCGCCGGCGAAGGCCTCGACGCCTCCCGCCTGGCCGTCGCCGGTGACTCGGTCGGCGGCAACATGACCGCCGCGCTGACCCATATGGCCAAGCAGCGGGGGGACGTGGCCTTCGTGCACCAGTCGCTGTACTACCCCGTCACCGACGCGGCCCAGGACACCGAGAGCTACCGGACCTTCGCGCACGGCCCGCATCTGACGGCCAAGGCCATGGAATGGTTCTGGGACGCCTACACCACCGACCCCGCCGAGCGCGCGCAGATCACCGCCTCGCCGTTGCGGGCGACGCTGACCGACCTCCGGGACCTGCCGCCGGCGCATGTCGTCGTCGACGAGAACGACGTGCTGCGCGACGAGGGCGAGGCCTACGCCCGCAAGCTCATCCAGGCCGGTGTGCCGACGACCACCGTCCGCTACAACGCCTCCCTGCACGACTTCATGATGCTGAACACGGTCCGCGGCACCCAGGCGTCGACCGCCGCGATCGAGCAGGCCGTCCACGCGCTGCGCAAGGCTCTCGGAACCGACTGA
- a CDS encoding alpha/beta fold hydrolase: protein MSAHKPTIVLVHGAFADASSWNGVVDKLLAHDYPVIAVANPLRGLTTDADYVRQIVTSVEGPVVLVGHSYGGSVISNAAKGLPEVKALVFVAAFLPEEGESAVTLSGKFPGSTLGDTLRPVPVTLPDGRQVMDLYIKQAKFHAQFAADVPEETTAVMAATQRPVADAALAEGASAPAWRDIRSWVLVADEDRNIPPQVQTYMAERAGASVVKVSASHAVSVSRPGDVARLINEAAQATA from the coding sequence ATGAGTGCGCACAAGCCCACCATCGTCCTCGTACACGGCGCGTTCGCGGACGCCTCCAGCTGGAACGGCGTCGTCGACAAGCTGCTCGCACACGACTATCCGGTGATCGCCGTCGCCAATCCGCTGCGCGGACTGACCACCGACGCCGACTACGTCCGGCAGATCGTGACATCCGTCGAGGGCCCCGTCGTCCTCGTCGGCCACTCCTACGGCGGTTCCGTGATCAGCAACGCGGCCAAGGGACTGCCCGAGGTCAAGGCGCTCGTCTTCGTCGCGGCGTTCCTGCCGGAGGAGGGCGAGAGCGCCGTCACCCTGTCGGGCAAGTTCCCCGGCAGCACCCTCGGCGACACGCTCCGGCCCGTGCCGGTGACGCTGCCCGACGGCAGGCAGGTCATGGACCTGTACATCAAACAGGCCAAGTTCCACGCTCAGTTCGCCGCTGACGTCCCCGAGGAGACCACGGCCGTCATGGCCGCGACACAGCGGCCGGTGGCCGATGCCGCGCTGGCGGAGGGCGCGTCCGCGCCCGCGTGGCGGGACATCCGCTCCTGGGTGCTGGTGGCGGACGAGGACCGGAACATCCCCCCGCAGGTGCAGACCTACATGGCCGAGCGGGCCGGGGCTTCCGTCGTGAAGGTCTCCGCCTCCCACGCGGTCAGCGTCTCGCGCCCCGGTGACGTGGCCCGTCTGATCAACGAGGCGGCGCAGGCGACCGCCTGA
- a CDS encoding OsmC family protein: protein MNSRIVTVAEGKQLARSVAIGTHRLTADEPEPVGSDTGPTPGELLLAALGACTSMAVRAYAQRHEWPLDRVDVAVRFDAQGQVVKNIGLVGELTPDQRDQLLAAAGRCPVHRLLTKDVTIITVPTLLAEPAPLP, encoded by the coding sequence ATGAACTCGCGCATCGTTACCGTGGCCGAAGGAAAGCAGCTCGCGCGCTCCGTGGCGATCGGTACACACCGCCTGACAGCCGACGAGCCGGAGCCCGTCGGCAGCGACACCGGCCCCACCCCGGGCGAACTCCTCCTGGCCGCGCTCGGAGCGTGCACGTCCATGGCGGTGCGGGCCTACGCGCAGCGCCACGAGTGGCCGCTGGACCGGGTGGACGTCGCGGTCCGCTTCGACGCACAGGGGCAGGTGGTCAAGAACATCGGGCTCGTCGGGGAGTTGACACCCGATCAGCGGGACCAGCTCCTGGCGGCCGCAGGACGCTGTCCTGTCCATCGGCTGCTGACCAAGGACGTCACGATCATCACGGTGCCCACCCTGCTCGCGGAGCCCGCACCGCTGCCGTGA
- a CDS encoding SDR family NAD(P)-dependent oxidoreductase, whose amino-acid sequence MSSVLDPKVVLVTGASSGIGRATALALSKAGATVAVGGRRTDRLEALAQEAPGEILVLDMDVSDPESVRKAVDRTVERFGTLDIVVNNAGIMLTGPVLGADPAEWTRMVETNLLGSMYTVHAALPHLLRSRGAVVQISSTSGRISSAGAAVYSATKFGVNAFAEALRQEVTEQGVRVVVVEPGFVSTELADHITDPTRRAAVKTMAESMRTLQPEDIAAAVVYAVTQPDHVAVNEILVRPTDQSR is encoded by the coding sequence ATGAGTTCCGTTCTCGACCCCAAGGTCGTCCTTGTCACCGGCGCCTCGTCCGGCATCGGCAGGGCGACCGCACTGGCGCTGTCGAAGGCGGGGGCCACCGTGGCCGTCGGCGGCCGCCGGACCGACCGGCTCGAAGCACTGGCGCAGGAGGCGCCCGGGGAGATCCTCGTCCTGGACATGGATGTCAGCGACCCCGAGTCGGTGCGCAAGGCCGTCGACCGGACCGTCGAACGCTTCGGCACCCTCGACATCGTCGTGAACAACGCCGGCATCATGCTCACCGGCCCCGTCCTTGGCGCCGATCCCGCGGAATGGACCCGCATGGTGGAGACCAACCTGCTGGGCTCCATGTACACGGTGCACGCCGCGCTGCCCCACCTGCTGCGCTCCCGCGGCGCGGTGGTCCAGATCTCCTCCACCTCGGGCCGTATCTCCTCGGCCGGCGCCGCGGTCTACTCCGCCACCAAGTTCGGCGTCAACGCCTTCGCCGAGGCGCTGCGCCAGGAGGTGACCGAGCAGGGGGTCCGCGTCGTCGTCGTGGAGCCTGGCTTCGTGTCGACCGAGTTGGCCGACCACATCACGGACCCCACCAGGCGTGCCGCGGTCAAGACCATGGCCGAGTCGATGCGGACCCTTCAGCCGGAAGACATCGCGGCCGCGGTGGTCTACGCCGTCACACAGCCCGACCACGTCGCGGTCAACGAGATCCTCGTACGCCCCACCGACCAGTCCCGCTGA
- a CDS encoding TetR/AcrR family transcriptional regulator has product MAGRTAAAQARADSVRNRRLLLRAATEAFAECGVDVSMHTIAQRAGVAKGTVFRHFPTKDDLLAAIMMQLLDRLLETADRLLRADDAGRALKDFMAHGIGLLAADRAFCDVIGRPSLQHANVRAAIDRLCDTVEDLTARAREQEAVRGDITGTDIVLLLGGIHQTAQPLLDREPRAWERFLEIAFDGLRARDRAALPHPPPAQLRMADPAGLSAPTMT; this is encoded by the coding sequence ATGGCCGGGAGAACAGCGGCAGCGCAGGCCAGGGCCGACAGCGTGCGCAATCGACGGCTGCTCCTGCGAGCGGCCACCGAGGCCTTCGCCGAATGCGGGGTGGATGTGTCGATGCACACGATCGCCCAGCGGGCCGGCGTCGCCAAGGGCACAGTGTTCCGGCACTTCCCGACGAAGGACGACCTTCTCGCGGCGATCATGATGCAGCTGCTCGACCGGCTGCTCGAGACGGCGGACCGGCTCCTGCGCGCCGATGACGCCGGCCGTGCGCTGAAGGACTTCATGGCACACGGAATCGGCCTGCTCGCCGCCGACCGCGCGTTCTGCGACGTCATCGGTCGGCCCTCGCTGCAGCACGCGAACGTACGCGCAGCCATCGACCGGCTCTGCGACACGGTCGAGGACCTCACCGCCCGGGCCAGAGAACAAGAAGCCGTCCGCGGTGACATCACCGGAACCGACATCGTGCTGCTCCTCGGCGGCATCCACCAGACCGCCCAGCCGCTGCTGGACCGCGAACCGCGGGCGTGGGAACGCTTCCTGGAGATCGCGTTCGACGGACTGCGGGCCCGTGACCGCGCGGCCCTGCCGCATCCGCCCCCCGCCCAGCTGCGGATGGCGGACCCGGCGGGCCTCTCTGCACCGACGATGACGTGA
- a CDS encoding sigma-70 family RNA polymerase sigma factor, producing MYPEAPPADRNLAEAVTTFVELRPRLFGIAYRVLGSATEAEDVVQEAWLRWQRTDRSAVASPAAFLSTTTTRLAINVAQSARVRRETYIGPWLPEPIDTSIDPVAGAERAEALELALLLVLQKLTPVERAAYVLREAFEYGYSEIAEILRLTPVNARKIVSRARKHLTDDERDSVDVQEHRRLLDAFVAAAQEGDVASLEALLTPDAVSLSDGNGLRGAARVPVVGRARVANLSTASSRFWPTVEIAPVQANGRAGVLLYRDGRPATFMTVAATRRGIHRVLWVFTADKIAAFLGSRAHGAPLPSRPVDAVARELTREGNGSSYAACRG from the coding sequence ATGTATCCAGAGGCACCTCCCGCGGACAGGAACCTAGCCGAGGCCGTCACCACCTTCGTGGAACTGCGGCCACGGCTCTTCGGTATCGCCTACCGCGTCCTGGGCAGCGCGACGGAAGCCGAGGACGTCGTGCAGGAGGCGTGGCTGCGCTGGCAGCGGACCGACCGTTCGGCGGTGGCCAGCCCTGCGGCGTTCCTGTCGACCACGACGACGAGGCTGGCCATCAACGTGGCGCAGTCCGCCCGCGTGCGCCGCGAGACCTACATCGGGCCCTGGCTGCCCGAGCCCATCGACACCAGCATTGACCCGGTGGCCGGCGCTGAACGCGCCGAGGCCCTGGAACTCGCCCTGCTCCTCGTCCTGCAGAAGCTCACGCCCGTCGAACGGGCCGCCTACGTGCTGAGGGAGGCATTCGAGTACGGCTACTCGGAGATCGCGGAGATACTTCGCCTCACCCCGGTCAACGCCAGGAAGATCGTGAGCAGGGCGCGCAAGCACCTCACGGACGACGAGCGGGACAGTGTCGACGTCCAGGAACACCGCAGGCTGCTCGATGCTTTCGTCGCGGCCGCCCAGGAAGGGGACGTTGCCTCGCTGGAAGCGCTCCTGACGCCCGACGCGGTCAGTCTGTCCGACGGCAACGGGCTGCGCGGCGCGGCCCGCGTACCCGTGGTCGGTCGTGCCCGGGTGGCGAACCTGTCGACCGCCTCGTCACGCTTCTGGCCGACGGTCGAGATCGCCCCCGTGCAGGCCAACGGGCGCGCCGGGGTTCTGCTGTACCGGGACGGCCGGCCCGCCACCTTCATGACCGTCGCTGCCACACGGCGGGGGATCCACCGGGTTCTGTGGGTGTTCACCGCCGACAAGATCGCCGCCTTCCTCGGATCCCGCGCCCACGGCGCGCCCCTGCCCTCGCGTCCCGTGGACGCCGTGGCGCGTGAGCTCACCCGGGAAGGGAACGGTTCCAGCTACGCAGCTTGTCGGGGTTGA
- a CDS encoding SDR family oxidoreductase encodes MKVVVIGGTGLIGSKVVSKLNEHGHEAVAAAPNTGVDTLTGEGLAEVLEGAAVVIDVSNSPSFADDAVMEFFRTSTANLLKAEANAGVTHHVALSVVGTERLQESGYFRAKQAQEELIKASGIPWSIVHATQFFEFMKGIAESATEGDTVKLAPVKIQPVYSDDVAAAVGRTAVGTPVNGVVEVAGPDTFRLDELIRKGLAAKNDARTVVADAHAPYFGAELQETTLLPGPDARIGETRFVDWLAQQR; translated from the coding sequence ATGAAGGTCGTAGTGATCGGCGGCACCGGACTGATCGGTTCGAAGGTCGTCAGCAAGCTCAACGAACACGGCCACGAGGCGGTGGCGGCCGCCCCGAACACCGGCGTCGACACGCTGACGGGCGAGGGCCTGGCCGAGGTGCTGGAGGGCGCGGCCGTCGTGATCGACGTCTCCAACTCGCCCTCCTTCGCGGACGACGCCGTCATGGAGTTCTTCCGTACCTCCACCGCCAACCTCCTCAAAGCGGAGGCGAACGCCGGTGTCACCCACCACGTCGCCCTGTCGGTGGTGGGTACGGAACGGCTCCAGGAGAGCGGCTACTTCCGTGCCAAGCAGGCGCAGGAGGAACTGATCAAGGCCTCCGGGATCCCGTGGTCGATCGTGCATGCCACGCAGTTCTTCGAGTTCATGAAGGGCATCGCCGAGTCGGCGACCGAGGGTGACACCGTCAAGCTGGCCCCGGTGAAGATCCAGCCCGTCTATTCGGACGACGTCGCCGCCGCTGTGGGTCGCACCGCCGTGGGCACGCCGGTCAACGGTGTGGTCGAGGTGGCCGGTCCCGACACCTTCCGGCTGGACGAGCTGATCCGCAAGGGCCTTGCCGCCAAGAACGATGCGCGTACGGTCGTCGCCGACGCGCACGCCCCGTACTTCGGTGCCGAGTTGCAGGAGACCACGCTGCTTCCCGGCCCGGACGCCCGCATCGGCGAGACCCGTTTCGTCGACTGGCTCGCCCAGCAGCGGTAG
- a CDS encoding L-aspartate oxidase — MVATEQRLSTTVLVIGTGGAGLRAAIELAEAGVDVLAVGKRPKEDTHTSLAAGGINAALATMDPEDTWQQHAADTLKESYLLGDPRTAEIVTRGAALGIDDLERYGMAFAREEDGRISQRFFGAHKFRRTAFAGDYTGLEIQRTLIRRANQLDIPVLDNVYITRLLVDDGAVFGAYGFGLADGRRYLVHADAVILAAGGHTRIWRRTSSRRDENTGDSFRLAAEAGARLRDPELVQFHPSGIIEPENAAGTLVSEAARGEGGILRNALGERYMNRYDPVRMELSTRDRVALASYTEIKEGRGTPNGGVWLDVSHLPRQTIMNRLPRVYQTLLDLQMLDITRDPIEVAPTAHYSMGGVWVRPEDHSTDVRGLYAIGEASSGLHGANRLGGNSLIELLVYGRITGQAAAAYSESLTAQPRSAAAVAQARAEVDDLLAADGPENVRALQRAVRNTMTEHAGVVRDEEGLRTGLAELDAIEKRMENVGVHPDIAGFQDLAHAFDLKSSALAARATLEAALERRETRGCHNRSDYPDMDPALQVNLVWSPTDGITREPIGPVPDEIAALMEDVSADGKLVE; from the coding sequence GTGGTTGCCACCGAACAACGTCTTTCCACCACCGTGCTGGTGATCGGCACCGGCGGAGCGGGCCTGCGCGCGGCCATCGAGCTGGCCGAGGCCGGCGTCGATGTCCTCGCCGTCGGCAAGCGCCCCAAGGAGGACACCCACACCTCTCTCGCCGCCGGCGGGATCAATGCGGCCCTGGCCACGATGGACCCCGAGGACACCTGGCAGCAGCACGCCGCCGACACCCTCAAGGAGAGCTACCTCCTCGGCGACCCCCGCACCGCCGAGATCGTCACCCGGGGAGCCGCCCTCGGCATCGACGACCTGGAGCGCTACGGCATGGCCTTCGCCCGGGAGGAGGACGGCCGGATCTCCCAGCGCTTCTTCGGCGCCCACAAGTTCCGCCGCACCGCCTTCGCGGGCGACTACACGGGCCTGGAGATCCAGCGCACGCTCATCCGGCGCGCGAACCAGCTGGACATACCGGTGCTCGACAACGTCTACATCACCCGTCTCCTGGTCGACGACGGCGCCGTCTTCGGCGCCTACGGCTTCGGCCTTGCCGACGGCAGGCGCTACCTCGTGCACGCGGACGCCGTCATCCTCGCGGCCGGCGGCCACACCCGGATCTGGCGGCGCACCTCCTCACGGCGCGACGAGAACACCGGCGACTCCTTCCGGCTGGCCGCGGAGGCCGGAGCCCGGCTGCGCGACCCGGAACTCGTCCAGTTCCACCCCTCCGGCATCATCGAGCCGGAGAACGCGGCCGGGACCCTGGTGAGCGAGGCAGCCCGCGGCGAGGGCGGCATCCTGCGCAACGCGCTCGGCGAGCGGTACATGAACCGCTACGACCCCGTACGCATGGAGCTGTCCACACGCGACCGGGTCGCCCTCGCCTCCTACACCGAGATCAAGGAGGGCCGCGGCACGCCCAACGGCGGGGTGTGGCTCGACGTCTCCCACCTGCCCCGGCAGACCATCATGAACCGGCTTCCCCGCGTCTACCAGACACTGCTGGACTTGCAGATGCTGGACATCACCCGGGATCCCATCGAGGTCGCGCCCACCGCGCACTACTCGATGGGCGGGGTGTGGGTGCGCCCCGAGGACCACAGCACGGACGTGCGGGGCCTGTACGCCATCGGTGAGGCCTCGAGCGGACTGCACGGCGCCAACCGGCTCGGCGGCAACAGCCTCATCGAGCTGCTGGTGTACGGCCGCATCACCGGACAGGCGGCCGCCGCCTACTCGGAGTCCCTGACCGCGCAGCCGCGCTCGGCCGCCGCGGTGGCCCAGGCGCGTGCGGAGGTCGACGACCTGCTCGCCGCGGACGGACCTGAGAACGTGCGTGCCCTGCAGCGCGCGGTCCGCAACACCATGACCGAGCACGCGGGCGTGGTCCGCGACGAGGAGGGGTTGCGCACCGGGCTGGCGGAGCTGGACGCCATCGAGAAGCGCATGGAGAACGTCGGCGTCCATCCGGACATCGCGGGTTTCCAGGACCTCGCCCACGCCTTCGACCTCAAGTCCTCGGCACTGGCGGCGAGGGCCACACTGGAAGCGGCGCTGGAGCGGCGCGAGACGCGCGGATGCCACAACCGCAGCGATTACCCCGACATGGATCCCGCGCTGCAGGTGAACCTCGTCTGGTCCCCGACCGACGGCATCACCCGCGAGCCCATCGGCCCCGTCCCCGACGAGATCGCGGCCCTGATGGAGGACGTCTCGGCGGACGGAAAGCTCGTCGAATAG
- the fdxA gene encoding ferredoxin — MTYVIAEPCVDVKDRACVIECPVDCIYEGERTLYINPLECVDCHACEPVCPVEAVFHEDDLPAQWAQYGSVNAEYFRDAPGESTGRVARADHPVVAALPPQHAVKNGLSGFAARKEGTVDADLWFPW, encoded by the coding sequence ATGACCTATGTCATCGCTGAGCCGTGCGTCGACGTCAAGGACCGGGCGTGTGTGATCGAGTGCCCGGTCGACTGCATCTACGAGGGCGAGCGCACGCTGTACATCAATCCCTTGGAGTGCGTCGACTGCCATGCCTGCGAGCCGGTCTGCCCGGTCGAGGCCGTCTTCCACGAGGACGACCTGCCGGCACAGTGGGCGCAGTACGGGTCCGTGAACGCCGAGTACTTCCGCGACGCGCCGGGGGAGAGCACCGGACGGGTCGCGCGGGCCGACCATCCGGTGGTCGCGGCCCTGCCTCCGCAGCACGCGGTCAAGAACGGCCTGTCCGGATTCGCCGCCCGCAAGGAGGGGACCGTCGACGCCGACCTGTGGTTCCCGTGGTGA
- a CDS encoding RNA polymerase sigma-70 factor, translated as MRAGAHPDTFDRGLDDFLSARPRLFGIAYRILGSAVEAEDVVQDAWLRWQNTDRAQIHEPAAFLTTVTTRLAINLAQSARVRRESYVGPWLPEPVDTTQDPHLGAERAEAVELAVLLLMEKLNPVERAAYVLREAFDYPYQRVADILETNDANARQLVSRARKHLGAERKERVSPAAHRRLLEGFLSAARTGDLATLEDLLTSDVVSYADGGGIRGASRIPVIGRDHVSRYLAAFAPRFWPDAETRFVEANGRPAVLVARDKAPVALLCVDASEAGIERIMWVMNPVKLNPYVLSLGA; from the coding sequence ATGCGCGCCGGCGCCCACCCCGACACGTTCGACCGCGGTCTCGACGACTTCCTCTCGGCCAGACCCCGGTTGTTCGGCATCGCGTACCGCATCCTCGGCAGTGCCGTCGAAGCCGAGGACGTCGTCCAGGACGCCTGGCTGCGATGGCAGAACACCGACCGCGCGCAGATCCACGAACCAGCCGCCTTCCTGACCACGGTCACCACGCGGCTCGCGATCAACCTGGCCCAGTCCGCGCGGGTACGCCGGGAGTCCTACGTCGGGCCTTGGCTCCCCGAGCCGGTCGACACCACCCAGGACCCGCACCTGGGGGCGGAACGCGCCGAGGCGGTCGAGCTGGCGGTGCTGCTGCTGATGGAGAAGCTCAACCCGGTCGAACGCGCCGCCTACGTGCTGCGGGAGGCGTTCGACTACCCCTACCAGCGGGTCGCCGACATCCTGGAGACCAACGACGCGAACGCTCGGCAGCTGGTCAGCCGGGCGCGCAAGCACCTGGGCGCCGAGCGCAAGGAGCGCGTCAGCCCCGCGGCCCACCGGCGTCTGCTCGAAGGCTTCCTCTCCGCCGCGCGCACGGGAGATCTCGCCACCCTGGAGGACCTGCTGACCTCGGACGTCGTCAGCTATGCGGACGGCGGCGGCATCCGCGGCGCGTCCAGGATCCCCGTCATCGGCCGCGATCACGTCTCGCGATACCTGGCTGCCTTCGCCCCGCGGTTCTGGCCGGACGCCGAGACCCGGTTCGTCGAGGCAAACGGCCGGCCCGCCGTGCTCGTCGCACGGGACAAGGCCCCGGTGGCCCTGTTGTGCGTGGACGCGTCCGAGGCCGGCATCGAGCGCATCATGTGGGTGATGAACCCGGTCAAGCTGAACCCCTACGTCCTGTCCCTGGGGGCCTGA
- a CDS encoding cupin domain-containing protein: protein MTAHDHSAHGHHGHGDQEGNAGWMTAAKVLQDAAPIAVPEGASAMTILVEWEPGDPGTPPHRHSGPAFGYVVEGAVRFELEGEPERVVEAGGTFWEPGGDAIHYQDGNALSDARTRFVVTMMCAPGKPMLELVDEKELAERAHLRAPRPTA from the coding sequence ATGACAGCACACGACCACTCCGCCCACGGGCACCACGGGCACGGCGACCAGGAGGGGAACGCCGGCTGGATGACGGCGGCGAAGGTGCTCCAGGACGCCGCACCGATCGCCGTCCCGGAGGGGGCGTCGGCGATGACCATTCTCGTCGAGTGGGAGCCGGGCGACCCGGGCACGCCCCCGCACCGGCACTCCGGCCCCGCCTTCGGCTACGTCGTCGAGGGCGCGGTCCGTTTCGAGCTCGAGGGCGAGCCCGAGCGCGTGGTGGAGGCGGGCGGCACCTTCTGGGAGCCCGGCGGAGACGCCATCCACTACCAGGACGGCAACGCGCTTTCCGACGCGCGGACCCGGTTCGTGGTGACCATGATGTGTGCTCCGGGCAAGCCCATGCTGGAACTGGTCGACGAGAAGGAACTGGCGGAGCGCGCCCACCTGCGGGCACCGCGCCCCACCGCCTGA
- a CDS encoding DUF5134 domain-containing protein, which produces MGTPVVLVHCLLTLLFVAVLLHGLARGVGSPGTGFGVRVDRLLAVAMAVSMAAMPWIDVRAGPAAVAGGVFTAGAVWFLLPVGRREAARRAAMTHRLPHAAGMAAMAWMLRVPHTGTGPAHAHLGSAAHLTGPGAPGAGVPLGGSVITLTLASCLLAFALWSLTRPMPSLRSAVSAARRAAAATPSRHVGEGAMALGTAVMLVLPH; this is translated from the coding sequence ATGGGCACGCCCGTCGTCCTGGTGCACTGCCTGCTGACGCTGCTGTTCGTGGCGGTGCTCCTGCATGGGCTGGCGCGGGGCGTCGGGTCCCCCGGGACCGGGTTCGGTGTCCGAGTGGACCGGCTGCTGGCCGTCGCCATGGCCGTGTCCATGGCGGCGATGCCCTGGATCGACGTCCGCGCGGGGCCCGCTGCCGTCGCCGGCGGTGTCTTCACCGCGGGCGCGGTGTGGTTTCTCCTGCCTGTCGGCCGTCGGGAGGCCGCGAGGAGGGCGGCGATGACCCACCGGCTGCCGCACGCGGCCGGTATGGCCGCGATGGCCTGGATGCTGCGCGTACCGCACACCGGGACCGGACCGGCGCACGCACACCTGGGGTCGGCTGCGCACCTCACCGGGCCCGGCGCTCCGGGCGCTGGTGTCCCCCTCGGCGGCTCCGTGATCACGCTGACGCTGGCGTCGTGTCTGCTGGCGTTTGCGCTGTGGTCGCTGACCCGTCCCATGCCCTCGCTGCGCTCGGCCGTGAGCGCGGCGCGCCGTGCCGCGGCGGCGACGCCGTCACGGCACGTGGGTGAAGGGGCGATGGCGCTCGGCACGGCCGTGATGCTGGTCCTGCCCCACTGA